A single genomic interval of Nonomuraea rubra harbors:
- a CDS encoding tartrate dehydrogenase encodes MSHRYRIAVIPGDGIGGEVVPEGLRCLRAAARAHGFELETVEFGFACADYWVRHGEMLPPDWREVLGGFDAIFFGAVGWPEVVPDHVSLWGSLLKFRREFDQYVNLRPVRLLRGVRSPLRDRRPGDIDFLVVRENTEGEYSNIGGRIFEGTDRETVVQETVMTRTGVDRVLRYAFELARSRPRRHLTWATKSNGISITMPYWDERAALMAERYPDVAADKDHVDILAAKFVLRPEQYDVVVASNLFGDILSDLGPACAGTIGIAPSANINPDRTWPSLFEPVHGSAPDIAGRGIANPVGQIWSGAMMLDHLGEPAAAARIVAAIETVLDEQPEVLTPDLGGSGTTAGLGTAIAAEIATGASRGRGPRPEDAPA; translated from the coding sequence GTGTCCCACCGTTACCGCATCGCGGTCATCCCGGGCGACGGCATCGGAGGTGAGGTCGTCCCGGAAGGGCTGCGGTGCCTGCGCGCCGCCGCGCGGGCTCACGGATTCGAGCTGGAGACCGTCGAGTTCGGGTTCGCCTGCGCCGACTACTGGGTGCGGCACGGCGAGATGCTGCCGCCGGACTGGCGGGAGGTGCTCGGCGGGTTCGACGCGATCTTCTTCGGCGCGGTCGGGTGGCCCGAGGTCGTGCCCGACCACGTGTCGCTGTGGGGCAGCCTGCTGAAGTTCCGCCGCGAGTTCGACCAGTACGTCAACCTGCGGCCGGTACGGCTGCTGCGCGGAGTGCGCAGCCCGCTGCGTGACCGGCGGCCGGGCGACATCGACTTCCTGGTCGTCCGCGAGAACACCGAGGGCGAGTACTCGAACATCGGGGGCCGGATCTTCGAGGGCACCGACCGCGAGACGGTCGTGCAGGAGACCGTGATGACCAGGACCGGCGTGGACCGGGTGCTGCGGTACGCGTTCGAGCTGGCCCGCTCCCGGCCACGCAGGCACCTGACGTGGGCGACCAAGAGCAACGGCATCTCCATCACGATGCCGTACTGGGACGAGCGCGCGGCCCTGATGGCCGAGCGGTACCCGGACGTGGCCGCGGACAAGGACCACGTCGACATCCTCGCGGCGAAGTTCGTCCTGCGCCCCGAGCAGTACGACGTCGTCGTCGCGAGCAACCTCTTCGGGGACATCCTCTCTGACCTCGGGCCGGCGTGCGCGGGGACGATCGGGATCGCCCCGAGCGCCAACATCAACCCGGACCGCACCTGGCCGAGCCTGTTCGAGCCGGTCCACGGCTCGGCTCCCGACATCGCCGGACGCGGGATCGCCAACCCGGTCGGCCAGATCTGGAGCGGTGCCATGATGCTCGACCACCTGGGAGAGCCCGCCGCGGCGGCGCGGATCGTGGCCGCGATCGAGACCGTGCTCGACGAGCAGCCGGAGGTGCTCACCCCCGACCTCGGCGGCTCCGGGACGACCGCGGGCCTCGGCACGGCGATCGCCGCCGAGATCGCGACCGGAGCATCCAGGGGACGCGGTCCGCGACCGGAGGACGCGCCGGCCTGA
- a CDS encoding GntR family transcriptional regulator, producing MADETLRGRTADTLADRAYRAIRDAITIGELRPGQKVTERGLAERLSVSPTPVREAIRRLEQDGLLERTGPRTVQVATFGDVAIQDLAEVEVALRGMVARFAARHASPEQLDQLDAVLDEADDLLILIKQRQKAGQELSRHLGRLLDAMQRFNEVVESCAGNPVLVRLLDQTRVFSWPERRARLIERISHDAEFGLHRYTSHRALVRALRARDPAAAEALVIEDARGGLGDLLAAPTTPATAPAQP from the coding sequence ATGGCGGATGAGACGTTGAGGGGCCGGACGGCCGACACCCTGGCCGACCGCGCGTACCGCGCCATCCGCGACGCGATCACGATCGGAGAGCTGCGTCCCGGCCAGAAGGTCACCGAACGGGGGCTCGCCGAGCGGTTGTCGGTCAGCCCCACGCCGGTCCGCGAGGCCATCCGGCGCCTGGAGCAGGACGGCCTGCTCGAGCGGACGGGCCCGCGGACGGTGCAGGTGGCCACGTTCGGCGACGTCGCCATCCAGGACCTCGCCGAGGTCGAGGTGGCCCTGCGCGGGATGGTGGCCCGCTTCGCCGCCCGGCACGCGTCCCCAGAGCAGCTGGACCAGCTCGACGCCGTCCTCGACGAGGCCGACGACCTGCTGATCCTCATCAAGCAGCGCCAGAAGGCCGGGCAGGAGCTGTCACGGCACCTCGGCCGGCTGCTCGACGCCATGCAGCGCTTCAACGAGGTCGTCGAGTCGTGCGCCGGCAACCCGGTCCTCGTGCGCCTGCTCGACCAGACCAGGGTGTTCTCGTGGCCGGAGCGACGGGCCAGGCTGATCGAGCGGATCAGCCACGACGCCGAGTTCGGCCTGCACCGCTACACGAGCCATCGCGCGCTCGTCCGGGCGTTGCGGGCGCGCGACCCGGCGGCGGCCGAGGCGCTGGTGATCGAGGACGCACGTGGCGGGCTCGGGGACCTGCTCGCCGCACCCACGACCCCGGCGACGGCCCCCGCCCAGCCCTGA
- a CDS encoding LysR family transcriptional regulator produces MDDLRFFQVVASSESLTAAARELGCSLPVVSKRLGALERRLDVRLVHRGPRRLALTPEGEVYAARLETILDQVRELEDLVTHRSGDLRGSIVVQATLGLGRAHVAPLLGEFTARHPRLNVQLRTTALPLRPHRREFDLAVHVGTPPDSSLRMRRLAENRRVPCAAPSYLERSGTPERVEDLADHDCIVLRENEGDFALWRFGDAGNPRQIRVHGRLSSNDGDIVTGWALQGRGVIMRSEWQIRSHLQSGALVRVLPGVPTPPADIYALLSDDVHVPRRISELADHLAARLPDRIAGSTLSPDLPELR; encoded by the coding sequence ATGGACGACCTCCGCTTCTTCCAGGTGGTCGCCTCCAGCGAATCGCTCACCGCGGCCGCCCGCGAGCTGGGCTGCTCCCTGCCCGTGGTCAGCAAGCGCCTCGGCGCCCTGGAGCGCCGGCTCGACGTGCGTCTGGTGCACCGCGGCCCGCGCCGGCTCGCGCTGACCCCCGAGGGGGAGGTCTACGCCGCGCGCCTGGAGACGATCCTCGACCAGGTCCGCGAGCTCGAGGACCTGGTCACCCACCGCTCCGGCGACCTGCGGGGCTCCATCGTGGTCCAGGCGACCCTGGGCCTCGGACGCGCGCACGTCGCGCCGCTGCTCGGCGAGTTCACCGCCCGGCATCCCCGGCTGAACGTGCAGCTCCGTACGACGGCCCTGCCCCTGCGGCCGCACCGTCGCGAGTTCGACCTGGCCGTCCACGTCGGAACGCCCCCGGACTCCTCCCTGCGGATGCGCCGGCTGGCGGAGAACCGCCGGGTTCCCTGCGCCGCCCCCTCCTACCTGGAACGGAGCGGAACGCCCGAACGCGTGGAGGACCTGGCCGACCACGACTGCATCGTGCTCCGCGAGAACGAGGGCGACTTCGCCCTGTGGCGCTTCGGCGACGCCGGGAACCCGCGCCAGATCCGCGTGCACGGCCGGCTGTCCAGCAACGACGGGGACATCGTGACCGGCTGGGCACTGCAGGGCCGCGGGGTGATCATGCGATCGGAATGGCAGATCCGGTCCCACCTGCAGAGCGGCGCCCTGGTGCGCGTGCTGCCCGGGGTGCCGACCCCGCCCGCCGACATCTACGCGCTCCTGTCCGACGACGTCCACGTGCCCCGGCGGATCAGCGAGCTGGCCGACCACCTGGCCGCACGGCTCCCGGACCGGATCGCCGGCTCCACGCTTTCCCCTGATCTTCCAGAACTGCGGTGA